In Pseudomonas fluorescens, the following are encoded in one genomic region:
- a CDS encoding FAD-dependent oxidoreductase gives MTLHRVARVANVPEDRGLEVQVQDSKVLLLRAGEQLRAYQAECPHAGAPLADGAVCNGRLTCPWHKAQFRIEDGGLCEPPALDSLKRYPLEVRDGDIWVGDQPMPGAHTPPADDPRTFIIVGAGAAGTAAAACLREKGFGGRLLLIDRETDAGYDRTALSKYVIAGEMPLDEVPPLRDEDFYREQRIERLRGEVASLDAPNRTLRLTDGQLLTYDAALLATGGVPNPLTLPGAELPQVFVLRSKAHAQQILDSASAGQRVVIIGDSFIAMESASSLRQLGLHVTVLARHEVPFAKQFGDTVGKAIRARHEAHGVVFHTQGNAVQIEGTDKVEAVRLDNGQRLAADLVLVGIGVTPATAAFTGLPKEQDHSLRVDGAMRVADGLWAAGDIATFPLNNQHLRIEHWRLAQQQARIAAANMLGGDEHYLDVPYFWTWHFGKTYDYLGHAEAWDEVEFKGDPYDPPFIGLFGKNGVVSAAVACEMDRTMAMLAERMKQPLPWEEAWRLIRDVP, from the coding sequence ATGACTCTGCATCGCGTTGCGCGTGTCGCCAATGTGCCCGAAGACCGGGGTCTGGAAGTGCAGGTCCAGGACAGCAAGGTTCTGCTGTTGCGGGCCGGCGAACAACTGCGCGCTTATCAGGCCGAATGCCCGCACGCCGGAGCCCCGCTGGCTGACGGTGCGGTATGCAATGGGCGCCTGACCTGTCCGTGGCACAAGGCGCAGTTTCGGATCGAGGATGGCGGGCTGTGTGAGCCGCCAGCCCTGGACAGCCTCAAGCGCTATCCCCTTGAAGTGCGTGACGGCGACATCTGGGTCGGCGACCAGCCGATGCCGGGTGCCCACACGCCACCGGCCGACGATCCACGCACCTTCATCATTGTCGGCGCTGGCGCGGCAGGCACGGCGGCGGCAGCGTGTTTGCGCGAGAAGGGTTTCGGCGGCCGGTTACTGTTGATCGACCGCGAAACCGATGCCGGATACGACCGCACCGCGCTGAGCAAATACGTGATCGCCGGAGAGATGCCGCTGGACGAAGTCCCGCCGCTGCGCGACGAGGATTTTTACCGCGAGCAGCGGATCGAGCGCCTGCGAGGCGAAGTGGCAAGCCTGGATGCGCCAAACCGGACGCTGCGGCTGACTGACGGCCAATTACTGACATACGACGCCGCGCTGCTGGCCACCGGCGGTGTACCCAATCCGCTGACGCTGCCCGGTGCCGAGCTGCCGCAAGTGTTCGTCTTGCGCTCCAAAGCCCATGCGCAGCAGATTCTGGACAGCGCCAGCGCCGGCCAGCGGGTGGTGATCATCGGTGACAGTTTCATTGCCATGGAGTCCGCCTCGTCCCTGCGCCAGCTTGGCCTGCACGTGACCGTGCTGGCCCGCCACGAAGTGCCGTTTGCCAAACAGTTCGGCGACACGGTCGGCAAGGCCATTCGCGCACGACATGAAGCCCATGGCGTCGTGTTTCATACCCAGGGCAATGCGGTACAGATCGAAGGGACGGACAAGGTCGAAGCCGTGCGCCTGGACAACGGCCAACGCTTGGCGGCCGATCTGGTGCTGGTCGGCATCGGCGTCACGCCAGCCACTGCTGCCTTTACCGGGTTGCCGAAGGAGCAGGACCACTCGCTGCGTGTCGATGGCGCAATGCGCGTGGCCGACGGCCTCTGGGCGGCTGGCGATATCGCCACGTTCCCGCTGAACAACCAACACCTGCGCATCGAACACTGGCGACTGGCCCAACAGCAGGCGCGGATCGCCGCGGCCAATATGCTGGGCGGTGACGAGCATTACCTCGACGTGCCGTATTTCTGGACCTGGCATTTCGGTAAAACCTACGACTACCTCGGCCACGCCGAGGCCTGGGACGAAGTCGAGTTCAAGGGCGATCCCTACGATCCGCCGTTCATCGGCCTGTTCGGCAAAAACGGTGTGGTGTCGGCGGCGGTAGCCTGCGAGATGGACCGGACAATGGCGATGCTCGCCGAGCGGATGAAACAACCGCTGCCATGGGAAGAGGCATGGCGCCTGATCCGTGACGTCCCCTAG
- a CDS encoding type II toxin-antitoxin system prevent-host-death family antitoxin encodes MEQLLASRSVSITELKRSPSTVIEQAGSEPVAVLNHNRPAAYLLPHAAYKQLLDRLQAAELREAIAASRNDPRPAIAADTVFAELDALIDEVAAEQSRP; translated from the coding sequence ATGGAGCAGCTACTTGCAAGCCGTTCGGTCAGCATCACCGAGCTCAAGCGCAGCCCGAGCACGGTGATCGAGCAAGCGGGTTCCGAGCCTGTTGCCGTGCTCAACCACAATCGTCCTGCCGCCTATCTTCTACCGCACGCGGCCTATAAACAGCTGCTGGATCGGCTACAGGCTGCCGAACTTCGTGAAGCCATTGCGGCCAGCCGCAACGATCCGCGCCCGGCCATTGCTGCCGATACCGTGTTCGCCGAGCTTGATGCGCTGATTGATGAAGTAGCAGCCGAGCAAAGCCGTCCATGA
- a CDS encoding YbhB/YbcL family Raf kinase inhibitor-like protein, producing MPRLTSMNPWLAALAVALCVQFPAQAQERFTLNIPGVSDDRLFTSAAASDSAGCGGHNISPALNWNAGPEATQSYAIVMHDPDGQKGQGIDQWVHYGIKAGTHQIPAGAGSKPGLEGVGGTNSKTTTGYIGPCPPVGDSSHHYIIQIYALDLPPDALPAGLTRAQLLEKVKGHVLKNSSVVRRYHR from the coding sequence ATGCCCCGATTGACCTCAATGAACCCTTGGCTCGCGGCCTTGGCAGTCGCCCTTTGCGTGCAGTTCCCGGCGCAGGCCCAGGAGCGCTTCACCCTGAACATTCCCGGTGTCTCCGATGACCGTCTGTTCACGTCGGCCGCAGCGAGCGATTCCGCGGGTTGTGGCGGGCATAACATTTCCCCGGCATTGAACTGGAACGCCGGCCCGGAAGCGACCCAAAGCTACGCCATCGTCATGCACGACCCAGACGGCCAGAAGGGCCAGGGCATCGATCAGTGGGTGCATTACGGCATCAAGGCCGGCACCCACCAGATCCCGGCCGGTGCCGGGAGCAAACCCGGCCTCGAGGGTGTCGGCGGTACCAACAGCAAGACAACCACCGGCTACATCGGCCCTTGCCCGCCCGTTGGCGACAGCTCGCACCACTACATCATCCAGATCTATGCCCTGGACCTGCCCCCGGACGCCTTGCCCGCCGGCCTGACCCGTGCGCAGTTGCTGGAAAAAGTCAAAGGCCACGTCCTGAAAAACAGCAGCGTGGTGCGGCGCTATCATCGCTAA
- the gabT gene encoding 4-aminobutyrate--2-oxoglutarate transaminase: MSKTNASLMARRTAAVPRGVGQIHPIFADSAKNATVTDVEGREFIDFAGGIAVLNTGHLHPKVIAAVTEQLNKLTHTCFQVLAYEPYVEVCEKINAKVPGDFDKKTLLVTTGSEAVENSIKIARAATGRAGVIAFTGAYHGRTMMTLGLTGKVVPYSAGMGLMPGGIFRALYPNELHGVSIDDSIASIERIFKNDAEPKDIAAIIIEPVQGEGGFYVAPKEFMKRLRALCDQHGILLIADEVQTGAGRTGTFFAMEQMGVAADLTTFAKSIAGGFPLAGVCGKAEYMDAIAPGGLGGTYAGSPIACAAALAVMEVFEEEHLLDRCKAVGERLVTGLKAIQAKYPVIGEVRALGAMIAVELFENGDSHKPNAAAVASVVAKARDKGLILLSCGTYGNVLRVLVPLTSPDEQLDKGLAIIEECFSEL; the protein is encoded by the coding sequence ATGAGCAAGACTAACGCTTCTTTGATGGCCCGCCGTACCGCTGCTGTTCCACGTGGTGTTGGCCAGATTCACCCGATCTTCGCCGATTCCGCGAAGAACGCGACGGTAACCGACGTTGAAGGTCGTGAATTCATCGACTTCGCCGGCGGTATCGCCGTACTGAACACCGGCCACCTGCACCCGAAAGTCATCGCCGCCGTGACCGAGCAGCTGAACAAGCTGACCCACACCTGCTTCCAGGTACTGGCCTACGAGCCGTACGTGGAAGTGTGCGAAAAAATCAACGCCAAGGTCCCAGGTGATTTCGACAAGAAAACCCTGCTGGTGACCACCGGCTCCGAAGCCGTGGAAAACTCGATCAAGATCGCCCGTGCTGCCACTGGCCGTGCCGGCGTGATCGCCTTCACCGGCGCTTACCACGGTCGCACCATGATGACCCTGGGCCTGACCGGTAAAGTCGTGCCTTACTCGGCCGGCATGGGCCTGATGCCAGGCGGCATCTTCCGTGCGCTGTACCCGAATGAACTGCACGGTGTGAGCATCGACGACTCGATCGCTTCCATCGAACGCATCTTCAAGAACGACGCCGAGCCGAAAGACATCGCCGCGATCATCATCGAACCGGTTCAGGGCGAAGGCGGTTTCTACGTCGCGCCTAAAGAGTTCATGAAGCGTCTGCGTGCCTTGTGCGACCAGCACGGCATCCTGCTGATCGCTGACGAAGTACAGACTGGCGCTGGCCGTACCGGCACCTTCTTCGCCATGGAACAGATGGGCGTCGCTGCCGACCTGACCACCTTCGCCAAATCCATCGCTGGCGGCTTCCCGCTGGCCGGTGTGTGCGGCAAGGCCGAATACATGGACGCCATCGCTCCAGGCGGCCTGGGCGGCACCTACGCCGGCAGCCCGATCGCTTGCGCCGCGGCCCTGGCCGTGATGGAAGTGTTCGAAGAAGAACACCTGCTGGATCGTTGCAAGGCTGTTGGCGAGCGTCTGGTAACCGGCCTGAAGGCCATCCAGGCCAAGTACCCGGTGATCGGTGAAGTCCGTGCCCTGGGCGCGATGATCGCTGTCGAGCTGTTCGAAAACGGCGACAGCCACAAGCCGAACGCTGCAGCCGTGGCGTCCGTTGTGGCCAAGGCTCGCGACAAGGGTCTGATCCTGCTGTCCTGCGGCACCTACGGCAACGTTCTGCGCGTCCTGGTACCGCTGACCTCGCCGGACGAGCAACTGGACAAAGGCCTGGCGATCATCGAAGAGTGCTTCTCCGAGCTCTGA
- a CDS encoding type II toxin-antitoxin system RelE/ParE family toxin, translated as MRQLLFSALARDDLLQVARFIARDNPERARTFVRELRMQCTRLIDQPNLGVSRDDCAKGLRMLAHGRYLIFYCWVDDEIKVERILHSARDIARLFEKNSIDH; from the coding sequence ATGAGGCAATTGCTTTTCTCTGCATTGGCACGGGACGATCTGCTGCAAGTCGCTCGTTTTATCGCTCGAGACAATCCTGAACGGGCCCGGACGTTTGTGCGCGAACTACGCATGCAGTGCACACGATTGATCGATCAACCGAACCTGGGTGTTTCAAGAGACGATTGCGCCAAGGGATTGCGAATGCTTGCCCATGGCCGATATCTGATTTTCTACTGTTGGGTGGATGACGAGATCAAGGTCGAACGCATACTGCACAGTGCGAGAGACATCGCCCGGCTGTTTGAAAAAAACAGCATTGACCATTAG
- the gabD gene encoding NADP-dependent succinate-semialdehyde dehydrogenase — protein MQLKDTQLFRQQAFIDGAWVDADNGQTIKVNNPATGEILGTVPKMGAAETRRAIEAADKALPAWRALTAKERATKLRRWFELIIENQDDLARLMTLEQGKPLAEAKGEIVYAASFIEWFAEEAKRIYGDVIPGHQPDKRLIVIKQPIGVTAAITPWNFPAAMITRKAGPALAAGCTMVLKPASQTPFSAFALAELAQRAGIPAGVFSVVSGSAGDIGSELTSNPIVRKLSFTGSTEIGRQLMSECAKDIKKVSLELGGNAPFIVFDDADLDKAVEGAIISKYRNNGQTCVCANRLYIQDSVYDAFAEKLKVAVAKLKIGNGLEDGTTTGPLIDEKAVAKVQEHIADAISKGATVLSGGKPMEGNFFEPTILTNVPNNAAVAKEETFGPLAPLFRFKDEADVIAMSNDTEFGLASYFYARDLGRVFRVAEALEYGMVGVNTGLISNEVAPFGGIKASGLGREGSKYGIEDYLEIKYLCLGI, from the coding sequence ATGCAGCTTAAAGACACCCAGTTGTTCCGCCAGCAAGCCTTCATCGATGGCGCGTGGGTTGATGCGGACAATGGTCAGACGATCAAGGTCAACAACCCGGCAACGGGCGAAATTCTGGGCACCGTGCCGAAAATGGGCGCTGCCGAAACCCGCCGTGCGATCGAAGCCGCTGACAAAGCGCTGCCGGCCTGGCGTGCACTGACCGCCAAAGAACGTGCGACCAAACTGCGTCGCTGGTTCGAGCTGATCATCGAGAACCAGGACGACCTGGCTCGCCTGATGACCCTGGAGCAAGGCAAGCCATTGGCTGAAGCCAAGGGCGAAATCGTTTACGCCGCTTCCTTCATCGAATGGTTCGCCGAAGAAGCCAAGCGCATCTACGGTGACGTGATTCCGGGCCACCAGCCAGACAAGCGCCTGATCGTGATCAAGCAGCCAATCGGCGTGACCGCTGCAATCACCCCGTGGAACTTCCCGGCTGCAATGATCACCCGTAAAGCCGGCCCGGCCCTGGCCGCCGGTTGCACCATGGTGCTCAAGCCTGCTTCGCAAACTCCATTTTCCGCCTTCGCCCTGGCCGAACTAGCCCAGCGTGCGGGCATCCCGGCTGGCGTGTTCAGCGTGGTTTCCGGCAGCGCCGGCGACATCGGCAGCGAGCTGACCAGCAACCCGATCGTGCGCAAGCTATCCTTCACCGGTTCGACCGAGATCGGTCGTCAACTGATGTCGGAATGCGCCAAGGACATCAAGAAAGTGTCCCTGGAACTGGGCGGCAACGCTCCGTTCATCGTGTTCGACGACGCGGATCTGGATAAGGCCGTCGAAGGCGCGATCATTTCCAAGTATCGCAACAACGGTCAGACCTGCGTCTGCGCCAACCGCCTGTACATTCAGGATTCGGTCTACGACGCGTTCGCCGAGAAGCTGAAAGTGGCTGTGGCCAAGCTCAAGATCGGTAACGGTCTGGAAGACGGCACCACCACTGGCCCGCTGATCGACGAAAAAGCCGTGGCCAAGGTGCAAGAGCACATCGCTGACGCCATTTCCAAAGGCGCCACCGTGTTGTCCGGCGGCAAGCCGATGGAAGGTAACTTCTTCGAACCGACCATCCTGACCAACGTGCCGAACAACGCTGCCGTGGCCAAGGAAGAAACCTTCGGTCCACTGGCTCCGCTGTTCCGCTTCAAAGACGAAGCCGATGTGATCGCGATGTCCAACGACACCGAGTTCGGTCTGGCCTCGTACTTCTATGCTCGCGACCTGGGTCGCGTGTTCCGTGTGGCTGAAGCCCTGGAATACGGCATGGTCGGCGTCAACACCGGGTTGATCTCCAACGAAGTCGCGCCGTTCGGCGGCATCAAGGCCTCGGGCCTGGGCCGTGAAGGCTCCAAGTACGGCATCGAAGATTACCTGGAAATCAAATACCTCTGCCTGGGCATCTAA
- a CDS encoding response regulator: MTTVILPAVPRVLIAEADPWSRDLLKEVLLNVRCDARLDLCADGQQALELLAANPYDLVIADWELPGVDGLNVLRNVRQRKRNPPMPFILMSSRNDSASVREALSLVPAAYLTKPLNMQSLTHRLQGLLLNAGEEVSCEVPALAQGMTLSVFLERRRELADGAPLMTDVQVAVKRSLNPNGLDLTVLEGEIRTDPQVTAVLIAAANSAAQHHGAAVQTLSQALHRLGTGQSMNLILGLALKRSARLSDPQLADYAERFWDLSLHTAEYARTLARLLDLDQERCYCAGMLHRLGDLALLRCLQEWKQAGGELDEQEDVGEALVEFGAAYGSALRTRWRLPLELRELIAAAYQLGGGVYSREALVMNMAAQMARLTEHEGIEALAKSRTARLLKIGLPELMRLRRK, translated from the coding sequence ATGACAACCGTCATTTTACCCGCGGTTCCAAGAGTCCTGATTGCCGAGGCCGACCCCTGGTCCCGGGATTTGCTCAAGGAAGTGTTGTTGAACGTACGCTGCGATGCGCGGCTGGATTTGTGCGCCGATGGTCAGCAAGCGCTGGAGCTATTGGCTGCCAACCCCTATGACCTGGTCATCGCCGACTGGGAGTTGCCGGGCGTCGATGGCCTGAATGTCCTGCGCAACGTCCGTCAGCGCAAACGCAATCCGCCCATGCCGTTCATTCTGATGAGCAGTCGTAACGACAGTGCCAGCGTGCGCGAGGCCTTGTCGCTGGTGCCGGCCGCCTACCTGACCAAGCCCCTGAATATGCAAAGCCTCACCCATAGGTTGCAGGGGTTGCTGCTGAACGCTGGCGAAGAAGTTTCGTGCGAAGTGCCGGCGCTGGCACAGGGCATGACGTTGTCGGTGTTTCTGGAGCGTCGCCGGGAATTGGCCGACGGCGCGCCGCTGATGACCGACGTGCAAGTGGCGGTCAAGCGCAGCCTCAATCCCAATGGCCTCGACCTGACGGTTCTGGAAGGCGAAATCCGCACCGATCCGCAGGTCACGGCCGTGCTGATCGCCGCTGCCAACAGCGCGGCCCAGCACCACGGCGCCGCTGTGCAAACCCTGTCACAGGCACTGCATCGCCTGGGCACCGGGCAGAGCATGAACCTGATTCTCGGGCTGGCACTCAAGCGCAGCGCACGGCTCAGCGATCCGCAATTGGCCGACTATGCCGAGCGCTTCTGGGATCTGTCGCTGCACACCGCCGAATACGCGCGAACCCTGGCGCGCCTGCTCGATCTGGATCAGGAGCGCTGCTATTGCGCCGGTATGTTGCATCGTCTCGGCGATCTGGCGCTGCTGCGCTGTTTGCAGGAGTGGAAACAGGCCGGTGGTGAACTGGACGAGCAGGAGGACGTGGGCGAAGCGCTGGTTGAATTTGGCGCGGCCTATGGTTCGGCCCTGCGCACGCGCTGGCGCCTGCCACTGGAGTTGCGGGAGCTGATTGCAGCCGCCTACCAGCTCGGTGGCGGGGTTTATTCCCGCGAAGCGCTGGTGATGAACATGGCGGCGCAGATGGCGCGCCTGACCGAGCATGAGGGCATCGAGGCGCTGGCGAAGAGCCGGACGGCGCGGTTGCTCAAGATTGGCTTGCCGGAGTTGATGCGTTTGCGCAGGAAGTAA